The following coding sequences are from one Humulus lupulus chromosome X, drHumLupu1.1, whole genome shotgun sequence window:
- the LOC133804569 gene encoding uncharacterized protein LOC133804569 has product MDLSQEVDDYIRGSIDYTVGLPVSTCTLEMKLRAVEEAQSQLRDRYLLLQSRLKEKDQTIERVRAESNMNAIALKKFVEENQKLASECNRLLSQCNKWERECSLYDRDREVLMDFGNEADQRAKEAEVRSQELEDKMKGLSEELQFYKCQYDKPVVDSSLDATTQDTLLESVLGTLINEENAVSGRAFLEANSSDESCQKLLEMWNSLKPSAQKVLSIAAKLKVLENDKEHLRINLCKAEDEVKVLFEENSLLEEDNQKLISLYRQERNHNGSSGKHGSASAKSNKRKSSSPIEKKIDFTDVDTARLPLSPLRCNSPESRMLKK; this is encoded by the exons CTTGAGATGAAGCTTCGGGCAGTTGAAGAAGCGCAAAGCCAGCTTCGTGATCGCTATTTGCTACTGCAGTCCCGATTGAAGGAAAAAGACCAAACCATCGAACGCGTTAGG GCTGAATCGAATATGAATGCTATAGCTTTGAAGAAGTTTGTCGAGGAAAATCAGAAACTGGCATCTGAGTGCAATCGTCTTTTGAGCCAGTGTAACAAATGGGAGCGAGAGTGCTCATTATATGATCGTGACAGGGAAGTGTTGATGGACTTTGGGAATGAAGCTGATCAACGTGCCAAGGAGGCTGAGGTTCGCTCTCAAGAGTTGGAGGATAAAATGAAAGGATTATCTGAGGAACTGCAGTTCTACAAGTGTCAATATGATAAGCCTGTG GTTGATTCATCTCTAGACGCAACTACTCAAGACACTTTACTTGAGTCTGTATTAGGAACATTGATTAATGAGGAGAATGCTGTTTCTGGACGGGCATTTCTGGAAGCTAACAGCAGTGATGAGTCATGTCAAAAGTTGCTAGAGATGTGGAATTC TTTAAAGCCAAGTGCTCAAAAAGTCCTGTCAATAGCTGCTAAGTTGAAGGTACTGGAGAATGATAAGGAGCATCTGAGAATCAACCTTTGTAAAGCAGAGGATGAG GTCAAGGTTCTCTTTGAAGAGAACAGTTTGCTAGAAGAGGATAACCAGAAATTAATATCACTGTACCGTCAAGAAAGAAACCACAATGGTTCTAGTGGAAAGCATGGCAGCGCATCAGCTAAG TCAAACAAGCGGAAGTCTAGTAGCCCCATTGAGAAGAAGATAGATTTTACTGATGTAGATACTGCAAGACTACCCCTATCGCCCTTGCGATGTAATTCACCTGAATCTAGAATGCTGAAGAAGTAG